The Trichomycterus rosablanca isolate fTriRos1 chromosome 22, fTriRos1.hap1, whole genome shotgun sequence genome has a window encoding:
- the higd2a gene encoding HIG1 domain family member 2A, mitochondrial: MAAASSPVDRDQAVKASASGASVFDLSDPPVIEGFSPLHRPKEEGFRDKFIRKTKENPFVPIGCLGTAGALIYGLRAFKQGKTRQSQLLMRTRIFAQGFTVVAIIVGVAAAALKPKQ, from the exons ATGGCGGCGGCTTCCAGTCCGGTAGACCGAGATCAGGCGGTTAAAGCCTCCGCGTCCGGAGCCTCGGTGTTCGACCTGTCCGATCCTCCCGTTATAGAGGGGTTCAGTCCTCTCCACCGGCCTAAAGAAGAGGGCTTCAGAGATAAATTCATCCGCAAAACTAAAGAGAACCCGTTTGTACCTATCG GTTGTCTGGGCACGGCTGGAGCGCTCATCTACGGACTCCGTGCCTTCAAACAGGGCAAGACGCGCCAGTCCCAGCTGCTCATGCGCACCCGCATCTTTGCCCAGGGATTCACCGTCGTGGCCATTATAGTGGGCGTAGCTGCTGCAGCACTGAAGCCCAAACAGTGA